ATCCATTTTGTTTTGTCCGTATCCATTgtcctttgtttattttttttctctccgcgtccattttttcctttgtttgcTTTGCGTCGCAGTTCAATAATGGAGGCTTTGATTGCTCTTAAAAAGGCACGAAAAGGTATTCGAGCTAAATTAACTCGCAACGCGAATCTATTGGGGGACAATGTAAGCCTCATCGAGCTCAAGGCTAGATTCGAAATGATCAAACCACTATTGTCTGAATTTGAATCGGTCCAAGATCAGATAGACGAGCTGGACCAAGAAGAGGCGCAGGCCTCCGAGTCCGTCGTGGACATATTTGATAGGGAATATATGGCCGCCATCGTGCGATACACCGAAGCAATCAATTTACGGGAGCCGCAATTTAACGTTCCGCCATTAGATGTCGTTACATCCGCTGTCACACCTGTGCCGCAGTCACCGATACCGCAATCAAATACAGCAATCAAATTGCCCCAGTTGGAGTTGCCCACGTTTGAGGGCAACATCCAAAATTGGCCCCAATTCGCACAACGCTTCTTGGCCGCTATGGCCGGCGAGAATTCGCAAATCGCCCGCTTCCAATACTTGTTGGCAGTCCTGAAAGGAGAACCCAGTCGCGTAGTTAGTGGCCTAGAGTTAGCTGACGATGCCTTCTCCCGCGCGTGGTCCATTTTGGATCAAcgcaataacaataaaaaaattgttattcaaCATCATCTTCAGGCATTATTTGAAGCCGAGCCAGTCGCGAGCAACCATCACGTCAGTTTGCGTCGTCTCATAGATGATGCTAACATGCATGTACGTGCGCTCGTTAACTTGGGCGTCCGGGTCGAGACCTGGAACGAGATTCTGGTGATGTTTATCACCAGAAAACTCGACCGGCACACACTTCAGCAATGGGAGCTTCAGGCTCCCAAGTATGAAGACTGCACGTTTGTCAACATGATGGACTTCCTAACGGGCCAGTGCCAAGCCGTGGCAAATGCCGACTTCGTTCTAAAGGGCGAGTCGAATGCCCAACCTCGAGTTGTCAGTGGCCAAAAGGCGGCCGCGTTACATGTGGGAGGGGAACACCCCTCCTGCATCAACTGTAGCGGAAGTCACTCGCTACTAGCATGCACATCTTTCCGCCGTatgagcggtgatgagcgtaggGCGGCCGCTATCAAACATAGGTTATGTCTGAACTGTCTGAGACCGGGTCACATGGTTCAAGCGTGCCGAACCAAACAAAGATGCGTGCGTTGCGGTCGGGCGCACCACACGCTCTTGCATGACGCAACGGCGTATCAGGCTTCACCTTCAAACAAGGTCAAAACTTCCCAGAGCCCCCAGAATTCGAAGCACGTCAAACCCGTAGAACCGTCAGCAGTTTTACATTCGGTGAGACACGCGACGCCTTCACATTCCCGCACCGTTTTGTTATGTACCGTAGAAGTACAAGCACGCGGTCGTGATGGGCAGTTGCATAAAGTGCGGGCTTTACTTGATAATGGCTCCGAGGTCAACATAATGTCCGAggacttaagaaggcgactcgccttgAAGTCAAAAAAGATGGACGTCAACCTGCTGGGAGTAGGTTTAAATAGGACGTCCATCTCCTATGGCGCGGTAGTGCGTATACTACCGCGTCTCCCCAACCAGGGCGCCGGCATGGACATTGATTGCGCAATCATGTCCGACATCACGCATCAACTGCCATCGCGCAATGTGTCTGAGATacggagccatttgccgcttcatcttCCCCTTGCTGATCCGTCATTTGACTCTCCCGGTACGGTTGATATGGTGATGGGTAGCGACATCTATCATGCCATATTGCGCAACGGAAGGCGCACCATTTCCATTCCTTCACGCGGTGACAGACAAGGAAGCATAACCATGCTAAACACCGCGTACGGTTGGATTTTAGGTGGTTCGATTGCCGCTCCCGCATCATCGAACAATGCACGTAGTTGCAATCTCTCACTCATGCGCTCCATCAGAGCATTCTGGGAACTAGAAGAACCGAACACCTCCAAGGTAGGGTTAGATGAGGGTCATCCCGCCGAGCAGTCATTCATACATGGGACTACTCGCGATTCTTCGGGTCGGTTTATGGTCAGACTTCCATTCAAGGCAGACAGTCACTTATTAGGCGATTCACGCACTGCGGCGGAAAAAAGATTCCGTGCGCTTAAGGGCAGATTTGCTCGTAACGAACAATTTCGCAATCGTTACGAGGCATTTCTGCAGGAATTTATCGATCTGGGGCATATGTCGAGTGCAATTCAGAATCCGTCCCAAATTTCTATCTCCCTCACCACGCCGTCTCCAAAGAAAGCAGCCTCACTACAAAGCTACGCGTAGTGTTTGACGGGTCGGCAAAGTCATCTTCGGGAACATCTCTAAATGACGTTCTCCATGTCGGTCCACGAGTTCAGGACGACATATTCGACATTTTATTACGTTTTCGGCAGCACTCAGTTGCAGTGACTGCGGACATCGAAAAGATGTACCGACAAATCAGGGTACATCCAGATGACCAACCATTTCAACGCATTATCTGGGGTTTGGGTAAAGGGGCGCGAACGTATCAGCTAAACACTGTGACGTACGGCACTGCCTGTGCTTCATTCTTGGCAACCCGTTGTTTGAGGGCCTTAGCCGATGAACATAGGGCGGAATTTCCCGAAGCTTCCACAGTGTTAAGCAGAGACTTTTACGTCGATGACTTGCTCTCGGGTGCCAGTAGCGTCCAGGAACTCACAAAACTGGCCGAGCAAATTAACTATATTCTGGCTCGGGCTGGTCTCCCTCTTCGAAAATGGGCTTCCAACACCACTGAACCCATCTCCATAATACCCGCTTCCGATCAGGGCACCGATCACTGCCATGTGATCAGCAAGGACGAGACATCCACTCTCGGATTGAACTGGCACACCAAATGTGACACGTTCGCTTTCCCCATCAATCTGAATACAAATGCGCAATTCACGAAACGGAATATACTAGCCCAAATAGCGCGGTTGTTTGACCCACTGGGCTTATTGGGCCCTACCATCGTTCTTGCAAAACAGTTAATGCAAGAACTATTCCGCGGGGGCCTCAATTGGGACGAGGCTATTCCCGAGAGATTAGCGTCCCAATGGGAGATTTTCATATCACAATTGCCCAAATTGAGGGACATAATGATTCCCAGACATGTTTTATTACCTAACCCGGTGAGCATTACGCTACTCGGGTTTTGCGATGCATCGCAAAAGGCATACGGCGCATGCATTTATGCGCTGTCCACCGACCGATTGGGACATCGCGTCTGTAGATTGTTTtgcgcaaaatctcgagtcgcCCCCTTAAAGACTTTGACTATTCCCAGATTGGAACTGTGCGGCGCCCATTTACTTCACACATTGGTAGAGCGAGTTAGAGTCGCAATCACCGTTCCGATTGACGAGGTGATTTTATGGACTGATTCTACCATCGTGTTAGCTTGGCTCAAGGGTGAATCTTCACGTTGGACGACCTTTGTGTCCCATAGGGTAGCCAAAATCCAGTCAATGAGTGGAAAGCATTCCTGGAACCATATAAGTTCCCAGGACAATCCCGCTGATTCTTTGTCTCGAGGATTCATGCCCTCTGAATTACAAACCATGTCATTGTGGTGGAATGGACCCAAATGGATCCTCCAGGACAGGAACACATGGCCAAAGAGCCAGGTTCCCATTGAAGAGCCTCAAATAGAGGCTAAAGGGACGCGTGTAGCCCTAGTCGCTAGTACTAGTGACTGGGAGTTATTATCCCGATACTCTTCGTGGCACACGTTGACCAGAATTACTGCCTATTGCCTACGATTTATCGCGGCGTTGAGAAAAAGGGGGTCCATTAGTGTTCCACTATCGCGTACCGAACTAATCGCCGCGGAAACTAAAATCATCAAGCACGTTCAGTCGCGATTTTACAAAAGGGAAATTGCCCTACTCGAATCAGCGTTGCCAATTCCTAACAATCGCCTGAAGGCCTTAAGACCTTTTTTGGATCCAGAAGGTGCCCTACGGGTGGGAGGGCGATTGAGCCACACTCATTGGCAGTTTGAGCGCAAGCACCCTCTGATTGTTCCAGCTAAAGCCCATATTACGGAGTTGCTAGTTAGAGCCGCTCATGAACAATTACTCCATGCAGGCACACAATTGGTGTCCGCCCACCTTCGAGAAAGGTATTGGCTAATCGGGGGGAGAAACACCGTTAGTCGCGAAATTCGAAGGTGCGTACGGTGCTCCCGGGTCATACCGAGACTTCAACAACCCATAATGGGAGATTTGCCAGCATTACGCACTGCCCC
The nucleotide sequence above comes from Arctopsyche grandis isolate Sample6627 chromosome 4, ASM5162203v2, whole genome shotgun sequence. Encoded proteins:
- the LOC143910801 gene encoding uncharacterized protein LOC143910801, giving the protein MEALIALKKARKGIRAKLTRNANLLGDNVSLIELKARFEMIKPLLSEFESVQDQIDELDQEEAQASESVVDIFDREYMAAIVRYTEAINLREPQFNVPPLDVVTSAVTPVPQSPIPQSNTAIKLPQLELPTFEGNIQNWPQFAQRFLAAMAGENSQIARFQYLLAVLKGEPSRVVSGLELADDAFSRAWSILDQRNNNKKIVIQHHLQALFEAEPVASNHHVSLRRLIDDANMHVRALVNLGVRVETWNEILVMFITRKLDRHTLQQWELQAPKYEDCTFVNMMDFLTGQCQAVANADFVLKGESNAQPRVVSGQKAAALHVGGEHPSCINCSGSHSLLACTSFRRMSGDERRAAAIKHRLCLNCLRPGHMVQACRTKQRCVRCGRAHHTLLHDATAYQASPSNKVKTSQSPQNSKHVKPVEPSAVLHSVRHATPSHSRTVLLCTVEVQARGRDGQLHKVRALLDNGSEVNIMSEDLRRRLALKSKKMDVNLLGVGLNRTSISYGAVVRILPRLPNQGAGMDIDCAIMSDITHQLPSRNVSEIRSHLPLHLPLADPSFDSPGTVDMVMGSDIYHAILRNGRRTISIPSRGDRQGSITMLNTAYGWILGGSIAAPASSNNARSCNLSLMRSIRAFWELEEPNTSKVGLDEGHPAEQSFIHGTTRDSSGRFMVRLPFKADSHLLGDSRTAAEKRFRALKGRFARIYRSGAYVECNSESVPNFYLPHHAVSKESSLTTKLRVVFDGSAKSSSGTSLNDVLHVGPRVQDDIFDILLRFRQHSVAVTADIEKMYRQIRVHPDDQPFQRIIWGLGKGARTYQLNTVTYGTACASFLATRCLRALADEHRAEFPEASTVLSRDFYVDDLLSGASSVQELTKLAEQINYILARAGLPLRKWASNTTEPISIIPASDQGTDHCHVISKDETSTLGLNWHTKCDTFAFPINLNTNAQFTKRNILAQIARLFDPLGLLGPTIVLAKQLMQELFRGGLNWDEAIPERLASQWEIFISQLPKLRDIMIPRHVLLPNPVSITLLGFCDASQKAYGACIYALSTDRLGHRVCRLFCAKSRVAPLKTLTIPRLELCGAHLLHTLVERVRVAITVPIDEVILWTDSTIVLAWLKGESSRWTTFVSHRVAKIQSMSGKHSWNHISSQDNPADSLSRGFMPSELQTMSLWWNGPKWILQDRNTWPKSQVPIEEPQIEAKGTRVALVASTSDWELLSRYSSWHTLTRITAYCLRFIAALRKRGSISVPLSRTELIAAETKIIKHVQSRFYKREIALLESALPIPNNRLKALRPFLDPEGALRVGGRLSHTHWQFERKHPLIVPAKAHITEHTIGVRPPSRKVLANRGEKHR